Proteins from a single region of Microbacterium sp. zg-Y818:
- a CDS encoding GtrA family protein: MSGPDGPLLRLVKDRRVAFLIVGVINTVVGFAWFALFDLTIGRLWGYMITLLFAHVASVLCAFVLYRRFVFRVRGHVWADLGRFELVYLSALAVNAVLLPLLVEFARLQPIVAQAVIVFVTTMISYLGHSRFSFRRRKGDA, encoded by the coding sequence ATGTCAGGCCCCGATGGTCCGCTGCTGCGGCTCGTCAAGGACCGCCGCGTCGCATTCCTCATCGTGGGCGTGATCAACACCGTCGTCGGGTTCGCCTGGTTCGCCCTGTTCGACCTGACGATCGGTCGCCTCTGGGGCTACATGATCACCCTGCTGTTCGCCCATGTCGCGAGCGTGCTGTGCGCCTTCGTGCTCTATCGGCGCTTCGTGTTCCGCGTGCGAGGACACGTCTGGGCAGACCTCGGTCGATTCGAGCTCGTCTACCTCAGCGCCCTCGCCGTCAACGCGGTGCTGCTGCCGCTGCTGGTCGAGTTCGCCAGACTCCAGCCGATCGTCGCGCAGGCCGTCATCGTGTTCGTGACGACCATGATCAGCTACCTCGGCCACAGCCGCTTCTCGTTCCGTCGAAGAAAGGGTGATGCGTGA
- a CDS encoding glycosyltransferase family 39 protein: MTGITWGLPVPLHADEWVVVEGAIDMAARNSFEPPYFMRPDHLEMQLSYLLFQAWSHLVLGVSPEVAFASDVAPFYALARAVTAVLGTAMVPVAYLIGREYARSVGVLMALAVAVFPPFVAHSRVATPDIPLTFAVMIAILGAVRYIRTQSWRDLALGTFGVAVGVTAKYPAALAAVVIVYAVIYAALRSRRPALIVTRGLGTLGMFLGMTFLLSPTLFTNIAEVRRQLFQQNSTGHLGADGLDWGGNLAFYARDFFSEGGVLLTVFAVAGLCAILWRRVWSALPLLVGIAFWVAISALTLHWARWGLPMYITPVLLAGIGVVAVYRAAAALGRRAENAPPAARRAPAVTVAVLAAISGASLLLSSTVGLLVALAPDTRALAERYLKTHGITADQVISDGYTPFLPAGARSVLSDLTVDDGVLRSRHEGEDRTYVLTSSTMAGRHLRAAGTEGATVYSAIAEELPVLEQWQPVTGSPSSPWEATDIARELAKLAQILDGGASGPQLVLYRFPAP; this comes from the coding sequence GTGACGGGGATCACCTGGGGGCTGCCCGTCCCGCTGCACGCCGACGAGTGGGTCGTCGTCGAAGGTGCGATCGACATGGCCGCCCGCAACTCCTTCGAGCCGCCGTACTTCATGCGTCCCGACCACCTCGAGATGCAACTGAGCTACCTGTTGTTCCAGGCGTGGAGCCACCTCGTGCTGGGGGTGTCGCCCGAAGTCGCCTTCGCTTCCGACGTCGCACCCTTCTATGCCCTCGCGCGCGCCGTGACGGCCGTGCTGGGCACCGCCATGGTCCCCGTCGCCTACCTCATCGGTCGCGAGTATGCACGGTCGGTCGGCGTGCTCATGGCGCTCGCCGTCGCGGTGTTCCCGCCGTTCGTCGCGCATTCCCGCGTCGCGACCCCCGACATCCCGCTGACCTTCGCCGTCATGATCGCGATCCTCGGCGCGGTCCGCTACATCCGCACGCAGTCGTGGCGCGACCTGGCGCTAGGGACGTTCGGTGTCGCCGTGGGGGTAACGGCGAAGTACCCCGCCGCGCTGGCCGCGGTGGTCATCGTCTATGCCGTCATCTATGCCGCACTCCGCAGTCGCCGGCCCGCGCTCATCGTCACCCGTGGCCTCGGCACGCTGGGGATGTTCCTCGGGATGACCTTCCTGCTGTCTCCCACGCTGTTCACGAACATCGCCGAGGTGCGACGCCAGCTGTTCCAGCAGAACTCCACAGGACACCTGGGCGCAGACGGCCTCGACTGGGGCGGCAACCTGGCGTTCTACGCGCGTGACTTTTTCTCCGAAGGCGGCGTCCTGCTCACCGTCTTCGCCGTCGCAGGCCTGTGCGCCATCCTGTGGCGCCGTGTGTGGAGCGCGCTCCCCCTGCTCGTGGGCATCGCGTTCTGGGTGGCGATCAGCGCGCTGACGCTGCACTGGGCGCGATGGGGACTGCCGATGTACATCACTCCGGTGCTGCTCGCCGGTATCGGCGTCGTGGCCGTCTACCGGGCCGCGGCCGCGCTCGGGCGGCGCGCGGAGAACGCCCCACCCGCGGCCAGACGCGCGCCCGCCGTGACGGTGGCGGTGCTTGCCGCGATCTCGGGGGCGAGCCTGCTGCTCAGCTCCACCGTCGGTCTGCTCGTTGCGCTCGCCCCCGATACACGGGCGCTGGCGGAGCGCTACCTGAAGACCCACGGCATCACCGCCGACCAGGTGATCTCCGACGGCTACACTCCTTTTCTCCCCGCCGGAGCGCGCAGCGTCCTGAGCGACCTCACCGTCGACGACGGCGTTCTCCGATCGCGCCACGAGGGCGAGGACCGCACGTACGTCTTGACGTCGTCCACCATGGCGGGCCGCCACCTCAGAGCAGCCGGCACCGAGGGCGCCACGGTCTACTCCGCCATCGCTGAAGAACTGCCCGTGCTGGAGCAGTGGCAGCCGGTCACGGGCTCGCCATCGAGCCCGTGGGAGGCCACAGATATCGCCCGCGAGCTCGCCAAGCTCGCCCAGATCCTCGACGGCGGAGCGAGCGGCCCACAGCTGGTGCTCTACCGATTCCCCGCCCCATGA